A single region of the Chthoniobacterales bacterium genome encodes:
- the phoU gene encoding phosphate signaling complex protein PhoU produces MPEYSRHIIANFDAALTSLRNDVLMMSSLAEANLQNAVNGLLRRDSDLCNIAIADDEEIDQLEKQVDKDGIDIMLRYQPVATDLRRVVSAMKLSSNLERVADQAVNIARRAKKLNQFAELPESKDIEPMFHAASAILRDSLRAFTDDDTELALSLKKRDKELDAMNREFISNVTDQMAAHPGEIKGYLNLIFISRFLERVGDHATNIAEDAVWAVHSEDIRHTYNTPQ; encoded by the coding sequence ATGCCCGAATACTCCCGCCACATCATTGCCAATTTCGACGCCGCGCTGACGAGTCTGCGCAACGATGTTCTGATGATGTCCAGTCTGGCGGAGGCGAATCTGCAAAACGCCGTCAACGGCCTGCTCCGGCGCGACAGCGATCTCTGCAATATCGCCATCGCCGACGACGAGGAGATCGACCAACTCGAGAAGCAGGTGGACAAGGACGGCATCGACATCATGCTGCGTTACCAGCCAGTCGCGACCGATCTGCGCCGCGTCGTGAGTGCGATGAAACTCAGTTCCAACCTCGAGCGCGTGGCCGATCAGGCGGTGAACATTGCCCGTCGTGCCAAGAAGTTGAATCAATTTGCCGAGCTGCCCGAGTCGAAGGACATCGAGCCGATGTTTCACGCCGCCAGCGCGATTCTGCGCGACAGCCTCCGCGCCTTCACTGACGACGACACGGAACTCGCCCTTTCCCTGAAGAAACGCGACAAGGAGCTGGACGCGATGAACCGCGAATTCATCAGCAATGTCACCGACCAAATGGCGGCGCATCCTGGGGAAATCAAAGGTTACCTCAACCTCATTTTCATCTCCCGTTTTCTCGAGCGCGTGGGCGATCATGCCACAAACATCGCTGAGGACGCCGTCTGGGCCGTGCATTCGGAGGACATCCGCCACACTTACAACACGCCGCAGTAA
- a CDS encoding VOC family protein, which translates to MKKTIPKNTICLWYDKDALEAARFYAATFPDSEVTAIHLAPGDYPSGKEGDVLTVEFTVLGIPCMGINGGPQFKHNLAFSFQVATDSQEETDRYWNAIVGNGGEASECGWCQDRWGVSWQITPRVLTEAIAAGGAEAKRAFAAMMEMGKIDVAKIEAARRG; encoded by the coding sequence ATGAAGAAGACCATTCCCAAGAATACGATTTGCCTGTGGTACGATAAGGATGCGCTCGAGGCGGCGCGCTTTTATGCGGCGACGTTTCCGGATAGCGAGGTGACGGCGATTCATCTTGCGCCGGGGGATTATCCATCGGGCAAGGAGGGCGATGTGCTGACGGTGGAGTTTACTGTGCTCGGCATCCCCTGCATGGGCATCAATGGCGGGCCGCAGTTTAAGCACAATCTAGCCTTTTCCTTTCAGGTCGCGACGGATTCGCAGGAGGAGACGGACCGTTACTGGAATGCGATCGTGGGCAACGGTGGGGAGGCCAGCGAATGCGGGTGGTGTCAGGATCGTTGGGGTGTGTCGTGGCAGATCACTCCGCGCGTGCTGACCGAGGCCATAGCGGCGGGTGGGGCGGAGGCGAAGCGCGCCTTCGCGGCGATGATGGAGATGGGGAAGATCGATGTGGCGAAGATCGAGGCGGCGCGGCGGGGGTGA
- a CDS encoding TIR domain-containing protein — MKAFLSHSSENKDFVETVATQLGRQFCVFDKQSFQSGIEFKDSIEKGLDDSTLFVLFASPEALKSIWVQFEITEAFYSVVHKRLNRVLVVMLGDSVQVSQLPEWLRRAKVIVVSSPKQTAREIRLHLNELLRVEKHSLFIGRTREIAQAEQELLNTQSGIPRRFLAFVGLPQIGRRSIARRVAQNVLGMPTTTEVTIESGDDLRDIAFKLAIESEPYAGTTSLAAIQDEIASLSDDEAASRALRNLRAIVATGSLPMFVDAGGLLNENGDFAESLEPFFHLISGASDVYLFFITSRKLTRSEPLTVSIVRIPSLPEAEVYRLLQALSARINILLSQTQLTAIAGHASGYPPACYFAIQLIKEYGVATILANSSELVDFRIATFVAYVTKHALSKQENELLRLLANFSPLPLPVIGGHCGLDAEAVSVAIVKLIDFSMISPDLSALYAISDPLRDAIFKHSRYFQTSETKKIAVALHIWLDQNDEEQVSLPFSRVIYRVARHANDAALAEKVVHLTADIFRLAEQAYNQQDYVIAVEGFRKVLELRPDLERATVLLVRALAQLDEWGECDSLCSAMEGRKMPTRTTQFLRGFVARKRSYFSKAISHFELARKAGRNDVAVLRELASCYLISGDSRNADECLKEAFDLQPDNPYLIDMAVKVAMQLDDLKTAGQQLERLRIFDTGQFYWHRMATYYVATDDIPAAIDAGMRSVSGEARPRYEALSHLAYCEIRGGKIDEARAHLAEIDKLFPRLRTNITFALQCQLELKSGNLEEVLRRIDQASSKTNRFLAALRFGAIRRILTNPGLTDKRRLELQAEIKAAPTVLDEPAFGDLPR, encoded by the coding sequence ATGAAAGCTTTCCTATCCCATTCATCAGAAAATAAAGATTTTGTGGAAACGGTAGCAACGCAATTGGGTCGGCAGTTTTGTGTATTCGACAAGCAGAGCTTTCAATCTGGCATTGAGTTTAAGGATTCAATCGAAAAAGGATTGGATGACTCTACCCTTTTCGTTCTTTTCGCGAGCCCTGAAGCGCTTAAATCGATTTGGGTCCAGTTTGAAATAACCGAAGCATTCTATAGTGTCGTGCATAAGCGACTGAATCGAGTTTTGGTTGTCATGCTTGGTGACTCGGTTCAGGTATCACAGCTTCCTGAGTGGCTCCGACGTGCGAAAGTGATCGTGGTAAGTTCTCCCAAACAAACAGCACGAGAGATTCGTCTTCACTTAAACGAACTTTTGCGCGTCGAGAAGCATTCATTATTTATCGGGAGGACAAGAGAGATTGCGCAGGCTGAGCAGGAACTGCTTAACACACAGTCGGGTATTCCAAGGCGTTTTCTTGCTTTTGTAGGGCTTCCACAAATAGGACGTCGCTCTATCGCTAGGCGTGTGGCTCAAAACGTTTTGGGAATGCCAACAACAACTGAAGTTACAATTGAGAGCGGTGATGACCTTCGCGATATCGCATTCAAACTTGCAATCGAATCGGAACCCTACGCTGGCACTACATCACTAGCAGCAATTCAAGATGAAATAGCAAGTCTTTCGGATGATGAAGCGGCAAGTCGTGCATTACGTAATTTGCGTGCTATCGTTGCGACGGGTTCACTGCCAATGTTTGTTGACGCTGGAGGTTTGTTGAACGAAAACGGAGACTTTGCCGAATCGCTCGAACCTTTCTTCCACTTAATTAGCGGTGCAAGTGATGTATACCTTTTTTTCATTACATCCAGGAAACTTACCAGAAGTGAACCTTTGACAGTTTCGATTGTGAGAATTCCATCACTTCCCGAAGCTGAAGTTTATAGGTTGCTACAAGCGCTCTCTGCACGAATAAATATTCTGCTAAGTCAAACGCAACTAACGGCTATCGCCGGGCATGCAAGCGGCTATCCTCCTGCCTGCTATTTCGCTATCCAGCTAATAAAAGAATATGGTGTAGCAACTATATTGGCAAATTCCAGTGAACTTGTAGATTTTCGCATAGCAACATTCGTTGCTTATGTTACCAAACATGCTCTGTCTAAGCAGGAGAATGAATTACTTCGGCTTCTCGCTAATTTCTCGCCATTACCGTTGCCAGTAATAGGTGGGCATTGTGGACTTGATGCAGAGGCTGTATCAGTAGCCATTGTTAAGCTAATCGACTTTTCAATGATCTCACCTGATCTGTCTGCACTTTACGCTATTTCTGATCCATTGCGCGACGCGATCTTTAAGCATTCTCGATATTTCCAGACATCGGAAACAAAGAAGATTGCTGTAGCCCTTCACATATGGCTTGATCAAAATGATGAGGAGCAAGTTTCCTTACCTTTTTCGCGAGTCATTTATCGCGTTGCTCGCCACGCCAATGATGCTGCACTTGCTGAAAAAGTGGTCCACTTAACTGCGGATATTTTTAGGCTCGCAGAACAGGCTTACAATCAACAAGACTACGTTATTGCAGTCGAGGGTTTTCGTAAAGTGTTGGAGTTAAGGCCGGATCTTGAGCGTGCAACAGTTCTCTTGGTTCGCGCATTAGCACAACTCGACGAGTGGGGTGAGTGTGACTCTCTTTGTTCTGCAATGGAGGGGCGAAAAATGCCGACTAGGACGACCCAGTTTCTTCGTGGCTTTGTCGCTCGAAAACGGAGCTATTTTAGCAAAGCAATATCGCACTTTGAGTTAGCACGCAAAGCTGGCCGGAATGATGTTGCGGTTCTGCGGGAACTCGCCTCCTGCTATTTAATATCGGGAGACTCAAGAAATGCCGATGAATGTCTGAAGGAAGCATTTGATTTACAACCGGACAATCCCTACTTAATCGACATGGCAGTCAAAGTAGCCATGCAGCTAGATGACTTAAAGACCGCTGGACAACAACTTGAAAGACTTCGGATATTTGATACGGGCCAATTCTATTGGCACCGGATGGCGACCTACTATGTTGCTACTGATGACATACCTGCGGCCATCGATGCGGGGATGCGTTCAGTTTCTGGTGAAGCTCGTCCTCGATACGAAGCTCTTTCGCATTTGGCTTACTGCGAGATCCGCGGTGGTAAAATAGACGAAGCAAGGGCTCACCTTGCCGAAATTGACAAGCTGTTCCCAAGACTCAGAACAAACATTACTTTTGCACTGCAATGTCAGCTGGAATTGAAGTCAGGAAATCTTGAAGAGGTGCTTCGGCGTATAGATCAAGCATCAAGCAAAACAAATCGGTTTCTTGCAGCATTACGCTTTGGTGCAATTCGAAGAATACTAACCAATCCAGGGCTTACAGATAAACGTCGCCTGGAATTGCAGGCCGAGATTAAAGCCGCACCTACAGTTCTCGACGAGCCTGCATTCGGCGATCTCCCAAGATGA
- the galE gene encoding UDP-glucose 4-epimerase GalE has product MKILVTGGAGYIGSICVEQMINAGHTISIFDNLTEGHGRAVHPQATFYKGDLQEATTIDLAIQAAKPDAVMHFAANALVGESMTNPSKYFHNNVGGGLNLLDAMVKHGVKRFVFSSTCATFGIPETVPLDESLPQKPINPYGESKLIFEKILRWYGEIHGITYVALRYFNAAGATETYGEDHRIETHLIPNILKVALGQKDHVEIYGTDYPTPDGTCIRDYIHILDLAQAHMLALNATTSTFYNLGTGGGTSVREVIASCEKITGKPIKVIEKERRAGDPPRLVAASGKIQTELGWKPQYQDIDTIIASAWAWHHRNPLGYGD; this is encoded by the coding sequence ATGAAAATCCTCGTCACCGGCGGCGCCGGCTACATCGGCAGCATCTGCGTTGAACAAATGATCAACGCTGGACACACCATCTCCATCTTCGACAACCTTACCGAAGGCCACGGGCGCGCCGTGCATCCGCAGGCCACCTTCTACAAGGGCGATCTCCAGGAGGCCACCACCATCGACCTCGCCATCCAGGCCGCCAAGCCCGATGCCGTCATGCATTTTGCGGCCAACGCCCTCGTCGGCGAGTCCATGACGAACCCCTCAAAATACTTCCACAACAACGTCGGCGGCGGGCTCAATCTCCTCGACGCCATGGTGAAGCACGGGGTCAAGCGCTTCGTCTTTTCCTCCACTTGCGCCACTTTCGGCATCCCCGAGACCGTGCCTCTCGACGAATCGCTGCCGCAAAAGCCGATCAATCCTTACGGCGAATCCAAGCTCATCTTCGAGAAGATCCTCCGCTGGTATGGGGAAATCCACGGCATCACCTACGTTGCCCTTCGCTATTTCAACGCCGCCGGTGCCACCGAGACCTACGGCGAAGACCATCGCATCGAGACCCACCTCATCCCGAATATCCTCAAAGTCGCCCTCGGACAGAAGGATCACGTCGAGATCTACGGCACCGACTACCCGACGCCCGACGGCACCTGCATTCGCGATTACATTCACATTCTCGACCTCGCGCAGGCGCACATGCTCGCCCTCAACGCCACCACGAGCACTTTCTACAACCTCGGCACCGGCGGCGGCACCTCCGTTCGCGAAGTCATCGCCAGTTGCGAGAAGATCACTGGGAAACCCATTAAGGTTATCGAGAAAGAACGTCGTGCTGGCGATCCGCCGCGCCTCGTCGCCGCCAGTGGCAAGATTCAGACCGAACTCGGCTGGAAACCACAATATCAGGACATCGACACCATCATCGCCAGCGCCTGGGCCTGGCACCACCGGAATCCCCTCGGCTACGGCGATTAA
- a CDS encoding adenylyltransferase/cytidyltransferase family protein: MSVVIPFSEASQIRLKLGLPESRRLVFTNGCFDVLHAGHVRYLEGARKLGDALVVGLNGDDSVRQLKGENRPINGEDDRAEVLTGLRSVDAVVIFPEVRATALIEKLRPDVYVKGGDYTVESLNPEERAVLESIGCEIGFVPLVPGRSTTSTLAKMRGSAE, from the coding sequence ATGAGCGTGGTCATTCCTTTTTCTGAGGCGAGTCAGATTCGATTGAAACTCGGACTTCCCGAGAGTCGGCGGCTGGTTTTTACCAATGGCTGCTTCGACGTGCTCCATGCCGGGCACGTGCGTTACTTGGAGGGCGCGCGCAAGCTGGGCGACGCGCTGGTGGTGGGGCTGAATGGAGATGACTCCGTGCGCCAGCTCAAGGGCGAAAATCGTCCGATCAATGGCGAGGACGACCGCGCCGAGGTGTTGACGGGCCTCCGCTCGGTGGATGCGGTGGTGATTTTTCCGGAGGTGCGGGCGACGGCCTTGATCGAAAAACTGCGGCCCGATGTGTATGTGAAGGGCGGCGATTACACGGTGGAATCGCTCAATCCCGAGGAGCGGGCGGTGCTGGAATCCATCGGGTGCGAGATCGGTTTCGTGCCGCTGGTGCCGGGGCGCTCGACGACGTCCACGCTTGCCAAGATGCGCGGTTCTGCGGAATGA
- the purN gene encoding phosphoribosylglycinamide formyltransferase translates to MTPPRPLRIGVLGSGTGSNFRALVEKKRESGLDVEFVCVASDVAGSGILEFARAEGLPVIAIEPGKYKASLEPEVENQLVRSLQERQVELVVLAGFMRILKHGLLEAYAGRIINIHPSLLPKYRGMQAWKQALLAGETVTGCTVHYVDNGVDTGAIIAQAEVDVLPDDTAETLHARIQKAEHLLLPLVVEEISSHREEYLGAGKN, encoded by the coding sequence TTGACTCCCCCTCGACCGCTGCGTATCGGCGTGCTTGGTTCCGGTACCGGGAGTAATTTCCGGGCGCTGGTGGAGAAGAAACGCGAGTCGGGTCTGGATGTGGAATTTGTCTGCGTCGCCTCCGACGTGGCGGGCTCGGGTATTCTGGAGTTTGCCCGCGCGGAAGGCCTGCCGGTGATTGCCATCGAACCCGGCAAATACAAGGCATCGCTGGAGCCCGAGGTGGAAAATCAACTTGTGAGATCGTTGCAAGAACGCCAGGTGGAACTGGTGGTGCTGGCGGGTTTCATGCGCATCCTAAAACACGGCTTGCTGGAGGCGTATGCAGGTCGAATCATTAACATTCACCCCTCGCTGCTCCCGAAATATCGCGGGATGCAGGCGTGGAAACAGGCCCTCCTGGCGGGCGAGACGGTGACCGGATGCACCGTGCATTACGTGGACAACGGCGTCGATACCGGAGCGATCATTGCCCAAGCCGAGGTGGATGTGCTGCCCGACGACACAGCGGAAACTCTCCATGCGCGCATTCAGAAGGCGGAGCATCTGCTGCTGCCGCTGGTGGTGGAGGAAATCAGCTCCCATCGCGAGGAATATCTCGGTGCTGGAAAAAATTAG
- a CDS encoding peptidoglycan-binding protein, whose amino-acid sequence MKKLLTILLGSFALASVTQAQQAEETPAADTKHSGKGHGKERSAEAQPANKANPAKEARPTKEARPAREARRQAPEAPPREAAQTAPEARHSTKSESAPKKHAKTPAAPESAPEAPAATAESKAPDAPAGKHKKNHDAPAEAKPATKDDSAAPERNTSATPPAARNRGKAARPDARTIEKIKTQHATFRAEPKPDRVPTVTFTQHRQLEGSDQWQGEKYGVYRSYRPERHDEGYYRKHYQRVELISGGYYYYNEGYWYPAWGYDNSHEYYAYDAPIYAGHRAEPLDRVIADVQAILQEQGYYTGEVDGLLGPLTREALVGYQGDNGLYRTAVIDEPTLSSLGLE is encoded by the coding sequence ATGAAAAAACTTCTAACCATACTGCTTGGCTCCTTCGCTCTGGCGTCGGTCACCCAGGCCCAGCAAGCCGAGGAAACGCCAGCCGCCGACACAAAGCATTCGGGTAAGGGCCATGGCAAAGAACGCTCCGCCGAAGCCCAGCCTGCCAACAAAGCCAACCCAGCTAAAGAGGCGCGCCCCACTAAAGAAGCGCGCCCGGCCAGGGAAGCCAGACGACAGGCTCCCGAAGCTCCGCCCCGGGAGGCAGCCCAGACGGCCCCTGAAGCGAGACATTCCACGAAATCGGAGTCCGCTCCGAAGAAACACGCCAAAACGCCTGCGGCCCCCGAGTCCGCTCCCGAAGCGCCTGCGGCAACAGCCGAATCAAAAGCTCCCGATGCCCCCGCAGGGAAGCACAAGAAAAACCACGACGCTCCTGCTGAAGCGAAGCCTGCGACCAAAGACGACAGCGCGGCTCCCGAGAGAAACACCTCAGCCACACCACCGGCAGCGAGAAACCGTGGCAAGGCCGCCAGGCCCGACGCCCGCACGATTGAGAAGATCAAAACCCAGCACGCCACTTTCCGGGCGGAGCCGAAACCGGATCGAGTCCCGACGGTGACCTTCACCCAACACCGCCAACTCGAGGGCAGCGATCAGTGGCAGGGCGAGAAATACGGAGTCTATCGCTCCTACCGCCCGGAGAGACACGATGAGGGCTACTACCGCAAACACTATCAGCGGGTGGAGCTGATCAGCGGCGGCTACTACTACTACAACGAGGGCTATTGGTATCCGGCCTGGGGCTATGATAACTCCCACGAGTATTATGCCTACGACGCCCCCATTTATGCCGGTCACCGCGCCGAGCCGCTGGATCGCGTCATTGCCGACGTTCAAGCCATCTTGCAAGAGCAAGGTTACTACACAGGCGAAGTGGATGGCCTGCTCGGGCCGCTCACCCGCGAGGCTCTCGTCGGCTATCAAGGCGATAACGGCCTCTACCGCACCGCTGTGATCGACGAGCCTACGCTCTCCTCGCTAGGCTTGGAATAG
- the recR gene encoding recombination mediator RecR: MARIDYPEAIRALIVQLKRLPGIGPRGAERIALWMLRSKESKANEIAEAIAKAATTIQACTKCGFFAVEPLCEICSDTARHAGPICVVEQATDILPLERTGSLRGTYHSLGGRLSPLDHVRPEDLRIGELLHRVREENPPEVILALNADVEGEATANYLSDLLRESGVQVSRIAQGIPVGGGLEGADELTLTRALAGRIRV; this comes from the coding sequence GTGGCGCGCATCGATTATCCAGAGGCGATCCGGGCGCTGATCGTGCAGTTGAAGCGTTTGCCCGGCATTGGCCCGCGTGGTGCCGAACGCATCGCGCTCTGGATGTTGCGCTCGAAGGAGTCGAAAGCCAACGAGATCGCCGAGGCCATCGCGAAGGCTGCCACGACGATTCAGGCATGCACGAAGTGCGGCTTTTTCGCGGTCGAACCACTCTGCGAAATCTGCTCCGACACGGCGCGTCACGCGGGTCCGATCTGCGTGGTGGAGCAGGCGACCGACATTCTGCCGCTGGAACGAACCGGGAGTTTACGCGGAACGTATCACTCCCTCGGTGGTCGGCTTTCCCCGCTGGATCATGTGCGGCCCGAGGATTTGCGGATTGGGGAATTGCTCCACCGCGTGCGCGAGGAAAACCCGCCCGAGGTCATTTTGGCGCTGAATGCCGATGTGGAAGGCGAGGCGACGGCGAATTATCTGAGCGATCTGCTCCGAGAATCCGGGGTGCAGGTCAGCCGCATCGCTCAGGGAATCCCCGTCGGCGGCGGGCTGGAGGGAGCGGATGAATTGACTCTCACTCGCGCCCTCGCCGGACGCATTCGAGTCTAA
- a CDS encoding ATP-binding protein: MSAIIDSSDDAIVTKNLNGIVTSWNKSAERIFGYTAAEMVGQPILKVIPEDRKGEEPAILQRLRNGERVDHFSTKRLHKDGHLLDISLTISPVKNRAGEIVGASKIARDISLQKEAERILETMNDETVRQNRQKDEFLTTLSHELRTPLQSIVGWVQILQAGDLAEGELAQGLEVIGRAAKSQQHIIEDLLDMSRILSGKVRLDVQRIELGTVLEAALETVRPSAQAKGVKLHAVIDAVASPISGDPQRLQQVFWNLLSNAIKFTPRGGRIEVLLQRVDSHIEASITDTGIGIASEFLPHVFDRFRQADASTTRSHGGLGLGLAIVKQLVELHGGSVSAKSPGSNKGATFAVVVPLAAVTEARFESGGRGERGGNAGGRPLAALHGITVLVVDDDEDSRTMVAKTLEKAGANVTTAGSADEALKAVDEKLPHVLVSDIGMPEKNGYTLLEELRSRPADQGGKIPAAALTAYTRVEDRVQAMCAGFQILLPKPVDAAELIATVAALAKQAR, translated from the coding sequence TTGTCTGCCATTATCGATTCGTCGGATGATGCGATCGTGACGAAGAATCTTAATGGCATCGTGACGAGCTGGAACAAATCGGCAGAGCGCATTTTCGGATATACCGCCGCCGAGATGGTGGGCCAGCCGATCCTGAAGGTGATCCCGGAGGATCGAAAGGGTGAAGAGCCAGCCATATTGCAGCGATTGCGCAATGGCGAACGGGTGGATCATTTTTCCACGAAGCGACTGCACAAGGATGGTCACCTCCTGGATATTTCGCTGACGATCTCCCCGGTGAAGAATCGCGCGGGCGAAATCGTGGGAGCTTCCAAGATTGCCCGCGACATTTCCCTACAGAAAGAGGCTGAACGGATTCTGGAGACGATGAATGATGAGACGGTGCGGCAGAACCGGCAGAAGGATGAGTTTCTGACGACGCTCTCGCATGAGTTGCGCACGCCGTTGCAATCGATCGTGGGTTGGGTGCAAATCCTGCAAGCGGGTGACCTCGCGGAGGGGGAGTTGGCGCAGGGCCTGGAGGTGATCGGCCGCGCCGCCAAGTCGCAGCAGCACATCATTGAGGATTTACTCGATATGAGCCGCATCCTGTCGGGAAAGGTGCGGCTCGACGTGCAAAGGATCGAACTCGGCACGGTGCTGGAGGCGGCGCTGGAAACCGTGCGCCCCTCAGCGCAGGCGAAGGGAGTAAAGCTTCACGCGGTGATCGATGCGGTGGCGTCCCCGATCTCCGGCGATCCGCAGCGCTTGCAGCAGGTCTTTTGGAACTTGTTGAGCAATGCGATCAAGTTTACCCCGCGAGGCGGACGCATCGAGGTGTTGCTCCAGAGAGTGGACTCGCATATCGAGGCGAGCATCACCGACACGGGGATCGGCATTGCCAGTGAATTTCTGCCCCACGTATTTGATCGGTTTCGCCAAGCGGACGCGTCCACGACACGCTCCCACGGGGGCCTCGGTCTGGGACTGGCGATCGTGAAGCAACTGGTGGAACTGCACGGTGGAAGTGTCTCCGCCAAGAGTCCAGGCTCCAACAAAGGGGCCACGTTCGCAGTGGTCGTCCCTCTGGCCGCGGTGACGGAGGCGCGATTTGAATCCGGCGGTCGCGGGGAGCGGGGCGGGAATGCCGGTGGACGCCCGCTGGCCGCGTTGCATGGGATCACGGTGCTCGTGGTGGATGATGACGAAGACTCCCGAACGATGGTGGCCAAGACGCTGGAGAAAGCCGGAGCGAACGTAACCACCGCAGGCAGCGCGGATGAAGCGCTGAAGGCCGTGGACGAAAAGCTCCCTCACGTGCTGGTGAGCGACATCGGCATGCCGGAAAAGAACGGCTACACTTTACTCGAAGAATTGCGGTCGCGGCCTGCCGACCAGGGCGGGAAGATTCCCGCCGCCGCTCTCACCGCCTACACCCGGGTGGAGGATCGAGTGCAGGCGATGTGCGCAGGGTTCCAGATCCTGCTGCCGAAGCCGGTGGATGCGGCGGAGTTGATTGCCACCGTCGCGGCCCTGGCCAAACAGGCGCGGTGA
- a CDS encoding P-II family nitrogen regulator, with translation MKKIEAIIKPFKMEDVKEALTEIGVEGMTVSEVKGFGRQKGHTEIYRGSEYTVDFLPKVKFEIVLADENVAKAIKAIVDAARTGKIGDGKVFVLPVEDAIRIRTEERGENAI, from the coding sequence ATGAAAAAGATCGAAGCCATTATCAAGCCGTTCAAAATGGAAGACGTAAAGGAGGCTCTAACGGAAATCGGGGTCGAGGGCATGACTGTGAGCGAAGTTAAGGGATTTGGCCGCCAGAAGGGCCACACCGAAATTTATCGCGGAAGCGAATACACCGTGGATTTTCTGCCGAAGGTGAAGTTTGAGATCGTGCTGGCCGACGAGAATGTCGCCAAGGCGATCAAGGCGATCGTGGACGCCGCCCGCACCGGCAAGATCGGTGACGGCAAGGTGTTCGTTCTCCCGGTGGAAGATGCCATCCGCATCCGCACCGAGGAACGCGGCGAAAACGCCATCTAA
- a CDS encoding 3D domain-containing protein codes for MKYLPLLLAILLPACASRPSKPCPAPTAAIAGKHRVIRTTAYSHQEDGNRRNALNKRLSCGQTYSASADWSRYPAGTVFRLAENGRTYLVDDYGSALVGTDTIDLYVPSLREMNRWGVRQVHIEVLQMGSFSESLATLRPRAKRGYVRRMVRDLESKVL; via the coding sequence TTGAAATACCTGCCCCTTCTCCTCGCCATTCTGCTTCCCGCGTGCGCCAGCCGCCCGAGCAAGCCGTGCCCTGCCCCGACCGCCGCCATTGCGGGCAAACACCGCGTCATTCGCACCACCGCCTACAGCCATCAGGAGGACGGCAACCGCCGCAACGCCCTGAATAAACGCCTCAGTTGCGGCCAGACCTACAGCGCGTCTGCCGACTGGTCGCGCTATCCGGCGGGCACCGTTTTTCGCCTTGCGGAGAATGGCCGCACCTATCTCGTGGACGACTACGGCTCGGCTCTGGTCGGCACCGACACGATCGACCTTTACGTGCCCTCCCTCAGGGAAATGAATCGCTGGGGTGTGCGCCAGGTTCACATCGAAGTCCTGCAAATGGGCAGCTTTTCCGAAAGTCTCGCCACGCTGCGCCCACGGGCGAAACGCGGTTACGTCCGCAGAATGGTGCGTGACCTCGAGAGCAAAGTCCTCTAA
- a CDS encoding undecaprenyl-diphosphate phosphatase, producing MFLPYWLVVVLLGVIEGITEFIPISSTGHLLIAEHLLKLDPQSFLRSDLFNVVIQAGAVLAVLPLFKDRLAMLTRWREPASQTLIAKIATAFFITCVGGFIIDKKGIKLPEQATPIALALLIGGVLFIAVEMFLRGKKGATQISWNVAIAVGLAQLLAAVFPGASRSGSTILFALVLGAARPLATEFSFLVGIPTMLAASALKIFKALHHPAPGSPSPDWAVLVVASVIAAAVSFVAVKWLLRYVQSHTFVGFGIYRIAVGVFLLLLASFHLI from the coding sequence ATGTTCCTGCCTTATTGGTTAGTCGTCGTCTTGCTCGGAGTCATCGAGGGAATCACGGAGTTCATCCCGATTTCCTCCACGGGCCATCTGCTCATCGCCGAACATTTGCTCAAGCTCGATCCGCAAAGTTTCCTGCGTAGCGACCTCTTTAATGTGGTCATCCAGGCTGGCGCGGTGCTGGCCGTTCTGCCGCTCTTCAAGGATCGTCTCGCCATGCTCACCCGCTGGCGGGAACCGGCCAGCCAGACGTTGATCGCCAAGATCGCCACGGCGTTTTTCATCACCTGCGTCGGCGGCTTCATTATTGACAAGAAGGGAATCAAACTCCCCGAGCAAGCCACTCCGATCGCGCTCGCCTTGCTCATCGGCGGCGTGCTTTTCATTGCCGTGGAAATGTTCCTTCGGGGAAAAAAAGGCGCGACTCAGATCTCCTGGAACGTCGCCATCGCCGTCGGACTGGCCCAGCTTCTCGCCGCTGTCTTCCCGGGTGCATCCCGGTCTGGCTCGACGATTCTTTTCGCGCTCGTCCTCGGAGCAGCGCGGCCACTGGCGACGGAGTTTTCCTTTCTCGTGGGCATTCCGACGATGCTCGCAGCCAGCGCGCTAAAGATTTTCAAAGCTCTGCATCACCCCGCGCCCGGCAGCCCGTCACCGGATTGGGCGGTTCTCGTTGTGGCCTCCGTCATCGCCGCCGCTGTCTCCTTTGTCGCGGTGAAATGGCTGCTGCGCTACGTCCAGAGTCACACCTTTGTCGGCTTCGGCATTTACCGGATCGCGGTCGGCGTTTTCCTGCTTCTGCTGGCTAGCTTTCACCTGATTTAA